One Dama dama isolate Ldn47 chromosome 16, ASM3311817v1, whole genome shotgun sequence DNA window includes the following coding sequences:
- the PPP3R2 gene encoding calcineurin subunit B type 2 encodes MGNEASYPAEICSHFDEDEIKRLGKRFKKLDLDSSGALSVKEFTSMPELRENPLVQRVIDVFDTDGDGQVDFREFILGTSQFSVRGDEQQKLRFAFSIYDLDKDGYISNGELFQVLKMMVGDSLKDWQLQQLVDKTIILLDKDGDGKISFQEFSAVVRSLEVHKHLVTVV; translated from the coding sequence ATGGGAAACGAGGCCAGTTACCCGGCGGAGATATGCTCGCACTTTGACGAAGACGAAATTAAAAGGTTGGGCAAGCGGTTTAAGAAGCTGGACTTGGACAGTTCCGGCGCTCTGAGCGTCAAAGAGTTCACGTCCATGCCGGAGCTGCGGGAGAACCCGCTGGTGCAGCGGGTGATCGACGTCTTCGACACCGACGGCGATGGACAGGTGGACTTCCGGGAATTCATCCTGGGGACCTCCCAGTTCAGCGTCCGGGGAGATGAGCAGCAGAAGCTGAGGTTTGCTTTCAGCATCTACGACCTGGACAAAGACGGCTACATTTCCAACGGGGAGCTCTTCCAGGTGCTGAAGATGATGGTCGGGGACAGCCTGAAAGACTGGCAGTTACAGCAGCTGGTGGACAAAACCATCATCCTCCTGGACAAGGATGGGGACGGGAAAATCTCCTTCCAGGAATTCAGTGCTGTGGTCAGAAGCCTGGAGGTCCACAAGCACTTGGTGACAGTTGTGTGA